In one Brevibacillus composti genomic region, the following are encoded:
- a CDS encoding GNAT family N-acetyltransferase encodes MNYYPWAEEWLEAVCQLWNGQWAERFPMRGELLRQNSLDDPHLLREGSWVAVDELSQKPVGVVIAKCWREEDPVDWGKGTGWIQALLVDQSHRGRGIGSALLKRAEAALAQKQVEKIALGSDWWHYFPGVPEEEREAMAWLERQGYQAGGPQFDLLATWPSALPADQPPQTGEVSFRVAQPQDRERLLTFLHRAFPGRWEYEALCYFEKGGTGREYVLAEKQGAIIGFCRINDARSPLIAQNVYWAPLFSEELGGIGPVGVDQAERKHGYGLAVVQAGVYFLRKRGIRTICIDWTDLVAFYGKLGFQVWKGYRAYHKVPIYPI; translated from the coding sequence ATGAACTATTACCCATGGGCAGAAGAGTGGCTCGAAGCGGTTTGTCAGCTCTGGAACGGGCAGTGGGCGGAGCGCTTTCCGATGAGAGGCGAGCTGCTCCGCCAAAACAGCCTGGACGATCCCCATCTCCTGCGGGAAGGCTCGTGGGTGGCCGTGGACGAGCTCAGCCAAAAGCCGGTCGGCGTCGTCATCGCCAAATGCTGGCGCGAAGAAGATCCGGTCGATTGGGGAAAAGGGACGGGATGGATTCAGGCGCTGCTCGTCGATCAGTCACACCGCGGACGGGGGATCGGCTCCGCGCTGCTGAAGCGGGCAGAGGCGGCTCTCGCCCAAAAGCAGGTCGAAAAGATCGCGCTGGGCAGCGATTGGTGGCATTACTTCCCCGGCGTTCCGGAAGAGGAGCGGGAGGCGATGGCGTGGCTGGAGCGGCAGGGGTATCAGGCGGGAGGGCCGCAGTTTGACTTGCTTGCCACTTGGCCCTCTGCGCTTCCCGCCGATCAGCCGCCGCAGACAGGGGAGGTCAGCTTTCGCGTCGCACAGCCGCAGGATCGGGAGCGGCTGCTGACGTTTCTTCACCGCGCTTTTCCCGGACGCTGGGAGTACGAAGCCCTCTGCTATTTTGAAAAAGGGGGGACAGGCCGGGAGTATGTGCTCGCGGAGAAACAGGGCGCGATCATCGGTTTTTGCCGGATCAATGATGCCCGCTCGCCGCTGATCGCCCAGAATGTGTACTGGGCGCCGCTCTTTTCCGAAGAGCTGGGCGGGATCGGGCCTGTCGGGGTGGATCAGGCTGAGCGAAAGCACGGGTACGGTCTGGCGGTGGTCCAGGCCGGAGTCTATTTTCTCCGCAAGCGGGGCATCCGCACCATCTGCATCGACTGGACGGATCTCGTGGCATTTTACGGGAAACTGGGCTTTCAGGTCTGGAAGGGGTATCGCGCTTATCACAAAGTGCCTATTTATCCGATCTGA
- a CDS encoding heme-copper oxidase family protein gives MGIRLIKIAGVYFVIAILMGMYMSMSHQFQLRGVHTHLNLVGWVSMALAGILYHLFPAAAESRLAKIHFWLHNLALPVMMLGVAFLSYGRTEFAGIIPIGAIPLIIGLILFVVNLFRNVK, from the coding sequence ATGGGGATAAGACTGATCAAGATTGCCGGCGTTTATTTTGTCATCGCGATTCTGATGGGGATGTACATGTCCATGTCGCATCAGTTCCAGCTGAGAGGCGTGCACACCCATCTCAATCTCGTCGGCTGGGTGTCCATGGCGCTGGCCGGAATTTTGTATCACCTGTTTCCGGCTGCGGCGGAAAGCAGGCTGGCGAAGATTCACTTTTGGCTGCATAATTTGGCTCTGCCCGTGATGATGCTGGGTGTTGCATTTCTCTCCTACGGCCGGACGGAATTTGCGGGAATCATCCCGATCGGAGCGATTCCGCTGATTATCGGACTGATCTTGTTTGTAGTCAATCTGTTTCGGAATGTGAAATAA
- a CDS encoding amidohydrolase, with protein MNISQDIQNIKEKLIQRRRDFHQYPESGWIEYRTSAIIAELLTEWGYQVYVSKDVCKDASRMGVPSPDVLRYHENRAIQEGVQASWVEQMEGGFTGAVGVLKLDKPGPVIALRFDIDSNDLTESTSPDHRAVQEGFQSQHAGMMHACGHDGHAAIGLGVAEILAKYKEQLSGEIRLLFQPAEEGSRGAKAMVDAGWLEGVDYFFSGHIAFKSKTIGEIVAAVGGFLATSKINVSFTGRAAHAGAEPEKGKNALLVPQGRLCRGR; from the coding sequence ATGAATATCAGTCAGGACATCCAAAACATAAAGGAGAAGCTGATCCAAAGGCGGCGAGATTTCCACCAATATCCCGAGTCCGGCTGGATTGAGTACCGCACGTCCGCCATCATCGCAGAGCTGTTGACCGAATGGGGCTACCAGGTCTACGTCAGCAAAGACGTGTGCAAGGATGCCTCCCGGATGGGCGTGCCATCCCCCGACGTGCTGCGCTACCACGAGAACCGGGCGATTCAGGAGGGAGTCCAGGCCAGTTGGGTCGAGCAGATGGAGGGCGGGTTCACCGGGGCAGTCGGCGTACTCAAGCTGGATAAGCCGGGACCCGTCATCGCGCTTCGCTTTGATATTGACTCCAACGACTTGACGGAGAGCACGAGTCCGGATCACCGGGCGGTGCAGGAGGGTTTCCAGTCGCAGCACGCAGGGATGATGCACGCCTGCGGCCATGACGGTCATGCGGCCATCGGCCTCGGTGTGGCGGAGATTCTCGCGAAATACAAAGAGCAGCTCTCCGGCGAGATCCGCCTGCTCTTCCAACCGGCGGAGGAAGGAAGCCGCGGGGCAAAAGCGATGGTGGATGCCGGCTGGCTGGAGGGCGTCGATTATTTTTTCAGCGGCCATATCGCCTTCAAGAGCAAGACCATTGGCGAGATTGTGGCAGCCGTCGGCGGCTTTTTGGCTACGAGTAAAATCAATGTCTCGTTTACAGGCAGGGCAGCCCATGCCGGGGCCGAACCGGAGAAGGGGAAGAATGCTCTTTTGGTACCTCAAGGAAGGCTTTGCCGTGGGCGCTGA
- a CDS encoding CapA family protein codes for MGADSDLFPFGGHAFRAGETEGKTTAPNQADMQRILRRISEARRQADVVLVSIHAHEMKGEAKDQPADFLVEFSRACIDEGAHAVIGHGPHILRAVEIYKERPIFYSLGNFIFQNDSVTHLPADFYEKYGLDHAANVSDALDKRSLGGTRGLGMDPKVWSSVIPHWVMEDGRLKELALYPIELGFDLPRYRRGWPELSEKTDALENLRALSEPFGTRMEIGQGVARVIL; via the coding sequence GTGGGCGCTGATTCGGATCTCTTCCCGTTCGGCGGGCATGCCTTTCGGGCGGGGGAGACAGAGGGGAAGACGACCGCCCCGAACCAGGCCGATATGCAGCGGATTTTGCGCAGGATCTCCGAGGCGAGGCGCCAGGCAGACGTCGTGCTGGTCAGCATTCACGCCCATGAGATGAAGGGGGAAGCCAAGGATCAGCCGGCTGATTTTCTGGTGGAGTTTTCCCGCGCGTGTATCGATGAAGGGGCACATGCGGTGATCGGGCATGGACCGCATATCCTCAGAGCCGTGGAGATCTACAAGGAACGTCCGATTTTTTACAGCCTGGGCAATTTCATTTTCCAAAATGATTCGGTCACGCATCTGCCCGCCGATTTCTATGAAAAGTACGGACTGGATCACGCGGCGAACGTGTCCGATGCGCTCGACAAGCGAAGCCTTGGGGGGACGCGCGGATTGGGAATGGACCCGAAGGTATGGTCTTCCGTCATCCCCCACTGGGTGATGGAGGACGGGCGTTTGAAGGAGCTCGCGCTGTATCCCATCGAGCTCGGATTCGACCTGCCCCGCTACCGGCGAGGATGGCCGGAACTGTCGGAGAAGACCGATGCGCTGGAGAATCTGCGGGCGCTTTCCGAGCCGTTCGGGACGAGAATGGAGATCGGGCAGGGCGTGGCCCGCGTGATTCTTTGA
- a CDS encoding helix-turn-helix domain-containing protein produces the protein MIARVGAVGPKDSIELICEIGKEFNEHMTILPLIYHDIQETPRIVREQEGQIDIWIFSGQAPYSLAKEHLANEKVLFPQLNGSSLTKVLMEIVYRDRLPVDRVSFDTFHLHHLQETCNELDLPFSEFHLLSYPGYKPTQDLVSFHSALYREGKVDACATCISAVYEELRAVNIPVYRITPNRMSIRSMLHLARTTGESLHFKKSQIAVMTIEVNGLEKLIGENKSSYDVSKLHLRLQDTILDYVEKVSGAFISTGNGKYMIFSTRGALEGNPDAHASSLLERLSVVTDQQTNIGIGYGVTALAAERNARLALLYAQKMGSCAILVDDEGRIEGPLQRPDSISFTYRTDDTQMSELLKKAGVAITTFAKLLAVQKHLGKNSISAPEIAEMLGMTTRNARRILTDLEQHGLAEVIGEEAPTNRGRPRKIYRITDRSRRDL, from the coding sequence ATGATTGCTAGAGTCGGAGCAGTCGGCCCGAAGGACTCCATCGAGCTGATTTGCGAAATCGGGAAAGAATTTAATGAACACATGACCATCCTTCCGCTTATTTACCACGATATCCAGGAGACCCCCCGGATCGTGCGGGAACAGGAAGGGCAGATTGATATCTGGATATTTTCCGGTCAGGCCCCCTATTCTCTTGCCAAAGAACATCTTGCCAATGAAAAGGTGCTGTTTCCCCAATTAAACGGCTCCAGTCTGACCAAAGTCCTCATGGAGATCGTCTACCGCGACCGGCTCCCCGTGGACCGCGTCAGTTTCGATACGTTTCACTTGCACCACCTGCAGGAGACCTGCAATGAGCTGGACTTGCCCTTCAGCGAGTTTCACCTGCTCTCGTATCCGGGCTACAAACCGACCCAGGACCTGGTCTCCTTTCATTCCGCGCTGTACCGGGAAGGCAAGGTAGACGCCTGCGCCACCTGTATCAGCGCCGTCTACGAGGAGTTGCGGGCAGTCAATATTCCCGTATACCGGATCACCCCCAATCGCATGAGTATCCGCTCGATGCTCCATCTGGCGCGGACGACGGGAGAGTCTCTCCATTTTAAAAAGTCGCAGATCGCCGTGATGACCATCGAGGTCAACGGACTGGAAAAGCTGATCGGCGAAAATAAAAGCTCGTACGACGTCAGCAAGCTGCATCTGCGCCTGCAGGACACGATCCTCGATTACGTCGAGAAGGTCTCCGGCGCCTTCATCAGCACGGGGAACGGAAAGTACATGATCTTCTCCACACGCGGGGCGCTGGAAGGGAATCCAGATGCTCATGCCTCCTCCCTGCTGGAGAGACTCTCCGTCGTGACAGACCAGCAGACGAATATCGGAATCGGGTACGGCGTGACGGCGCTGGCAGCCGAGCGCAATGCGCGGCTGGCTCTGCTTTACGCGCAAAAGATGGGCTCCTGCGCGATCCTGGTCGATGACGAGGGCCGCATCGAAGGGCCGCTGCAGCGGCCGGACAGCATCAGCTTTACCTATCGAACCGATGACACCCAGATGAGTGAATTGCTGAAAAAAGCGGGAGTCGCCATCACCACCTTTGCCAAACTGCTGGCGGTCCAAAAACATCTGGGGAAAAACTCGATCAGCGCCCCGGAAATCGCCGAGATGCTGGGCATGACCACGCGAAATGCCCGCCGCATCCTGACCGACCTGGAGCAGCACGGACTCGCGGAAGTGATCGGCGAAGAAGCCCCCACCAACCGCGGCAGGCCGCGCAAAATCTACCGGATCACAGACAGAAGCCGGAGGGATCTTTAG
- a CDS encoding ABC transporter permease: protein MEKGSPDHILGTDNLGRDVLSRIIYGSQISLLVGICAVSVAGSIGVTLGLIAGYYGGWIDRVIMRIVDAFLAIPNILFMLVILSVLGPSFPHEASRPRLLPRRPSAFWAWGFSPLPYPGAAC from the coding sequence ATGGAAAAAGGATCGCCGGACCATATCCTCGGCACGGACAACCTGGGCCGGGACGTCCTGAGCCGGATCATCTACGGCTCGCAGATCTCGCTGCTCGTCGGCATATGCGCCGTATCCGTGGCCGGATCGATCGGCGTGACGCTGGGGCTGATCGCAGGCTACTATGGCGGTTGGATCGATCGCGTCATCATGAGGATCGTCGATGCGTTTTTAGCCATTCCCAATATTTTGTTTATGCTGGTGATTCTGTCCGTCCTCGGTCCGTCATTTCCACATGAAGCGTCGCGACCACGATTATTGCCGAGGCGTCCCTCAGCTTTTTGGGCCTGGGGATTCAGCCCCCTACCGTATCCTGGGGCGGCATGCTGA
- a CDS encoding NAD(P)-dependent oxidoreductase has product MAATSAGKVIGFVGIGVMGKSMAAHLMKAGHQVLVYNRTKQKAEELVAQGAVWKDQVAELAAEADVIITMVGYPADVEEVYLGEKGIVAHAKPGSYLIDMTTSKPSLAVKIYEEAKKRSLHSLDAPVSGGDVGAREARLTIMVGGDAEAFAAMEPIFKIMGTNVILQGGPGAGQHTKMSNQIAIASNMIGVCEAIAYAKKAGLDPSSVLRSIEAGAAGSWSLSNLAPRMIAGNFAPGFYIKHIIKDISIALEAAKEMGLATPGLELSLSLYQELAAQGLEDNGTQALIKWYDKHFGETV; this is encoded by the coding sequence ATGGCAGCAACGTCAGCAGGAAAAGTGATTGGATTTGTCGGGATCGGCGTCATGGGCAAAAGCATGGCTGCTCATCTGATGAAGGCAGGCCATCAGGTCTTGGTATACAACCGCACCAAGCAGAAAGCGGAGGAACTGGTCGCGCAAGGCGCGGTGTGGAAGGATCAGGTTGCCGAGCTGGCCGCCGAAGCGGATGTCATCATCACGATGGTCGGTTACCCGGCAGACGTAGAGGAAGTCTACCTCGGCGAGAAGGGCATCGTCGCCCATGCCAAACCGGGTAGCTACCTGATCGATATGACCACATCCAAACCGTCTCTCGCGGTCAAAATCTACGAGGAAGCGAAAAAACGCTCGCTGCATTCGCTCGATGCGCCGGTGTCCGGCGGCGACGTGGGAGCGCGGGAAGCCCGCCTGACGATCATGGTCGGCGGCGATGCGGAAGCGTTCGCGGCGATGGAGCCGATCTTCAAGATCATGGGCACCAATGTGATTTTGCAGGGCGGACCGGGTGCGGGCCAGCATACCAAAATGTCCAACCAGATCGCGATTGCCTCCAATATGATCGGGGTGTGCGAAGCGATCGCCTACGCCAAAAAAGCCGGACTGGATCCGTCTAGCGTACTGAGGAGCATTGAGGCGGGAGCAGCAGGTAGCTGGTCGCTGAGCAATCTGGCCCCCCGCATGATCGCAGGCAATTTCGCCCCCGGCTTCTACATCAAGCACATCATCAAGGATATCTCGATTGCGCTGGAAGCGGCCAAAGAGATGGGCCTGGCCACGCCGGGCCTGGAGCTGTCCCTCTCGCTCTATCAGGAGCTGGCGGCCCAAGGGCTGGAGGACAATGGCACGCAGGCGCTGATCAAATGGTACGACAAGCATTTTGGCGAGACAGTTTAG
- a CDS encoding TetR/AcrR family transcriptional regulator yields the protein MAKKFSEEEKASIRSRLIEQARHCFSTLGLKKTSVADMTKAAGIAQGSFYLFFESKEELYLEILQQEEARIQQLLMERYFSEKSVTKESFRRFLRESFAIMENNPLLRQLHEEETMAILLRKWPPEKLEELFESDSRSFGPAIRRLQEQGIISGEHRTEVIVSLIRSVMLLVLHKKQIGDELFPPTLDLLAELIASGLIRSGDDAH from the coding sequence ATGGCTAAGAAGTTTTCCGAGGAGGAAAAGGCAAGCATTCGCAGTCGGCTCATCGAGCAGGCCCGTCATTGTTTCTCCACGCTCGGGCTGAAAAAGACGAGCGTCGCCGATATGACCAAAGCCGCCGGGATCGCGCAAGGTTCCTTTTATCTCTTTTTTGAATCAAAAGAGGAGCTGTATCTGGAGATCCTGCAGCAGGAGGAAGCGCGGATTCAGCAGTTGCTGATGGAACGCTATTTCTCCGAGAAGAGCGTGACAAAAGAGAGCTTTCGCCGATTTTTGCGGGAGTCTTTTGCGATCATGGAGAACAACCCGCTGCTGCGACAGCTGCATGAAGAGGAGACGATGGCCATCCTGTTGCGAAAATGGCCGCCGGAGAAGCTGGAGGAGCTGTTCGAAAGCGACTCCCGCTCGTTTGGACCTGCGATTCGTCGTCTGCAGGAACAGGGGATCATATCCGGGGAGCATCGGACAGAAGTCATCGTCAGTCTGATCCGCTCCGTGATGCTGCTCGTGCTGCACAAAAAACAGATTGGGGACGAACTGTTTCCCCCTACCTTAGACTTGCTTGCGGAGCTGATCGCCTCAGGCTTGATCCGTTCAGGAGATGATGCGCATTGA
- a CDS encoding ATP-binding cassette domain-containing protein yields MIQVKELCFRYPGSGAYTLRDISFSIGSGEIFGFLGPSGAGKSTLQKILIGMLRQYEGEAIVLGEEIRQTRSDFYQRIGVAFEFPNFYGRFTALENLELFRSLYAGKAKAKSPLAMLEEGRQSRSSRRGTAITRRVRAKAKRPRHSYGSRRASWSCSRPINTAESRLSRGESGSWSVFKSWTAAMSCGYR; encoded by the coding sequence TTGATACAGGTAAAAGAATTGTGTTTCCGCTATCCGGGGAGTGGAGCGTACACGCTCCGGGATATTTCTTTTTCGATTGGAAGCGGCGAGATCTTTGGCTTTTTGGGGCCGTCGGGAGCGGGAAAAAGTACGCTGCAGAAAATTCTCATCGGGATGCTGAGGCAGTATGAAGGGGAGGCCATCGTGCTTGGGGAGGAGATCCGCCAGACCCGATCCGACTTCTACCAGCGAATCGGCGTCGCCTTTGAGTTCCCCAATTTTTACGGCAGGTTCACCGCGCTGGAAAATCTGGAGCTGTTTCGCTCGCTGTATGCGGGTAAAGCCAAAGCAAAATCACCTCTTGCCATGCTGGAAGAGGGCCGCCAGTCACGATCTTCCCGGCGGGGAACAGCTATTACGCGGCGGGTGCGAGCGAAGGCAAAACGGCCCAGGCACTCGTACGGATCACGGAGGGCAAGCTGGAGCTGCTCACGCCCTATCAATACCGCAGAATCGCGGCTCAGCCGTGGGGAGAGCGGCAGTTGGTCAGTTTTCAAAAGCTGGACGGCAGCTATGAGCTGTGGATACAGATGA
- the speB gene encoding agmatinase: protein MQYPLSPDVKPEFCTTGSYMRLPAHREGARVAIVGLPFDTAASFRVGARFAPQAIRQASMLLFPYHPVHRVYPFEDTRAIDVGDVPVIPHNIHRSYERIEAAMRELMASGIVPIGLGGDHSVTLATLRAAKKVWGPVALLQFDSHTDTWDTYYEEKYWHGSPFIRAHEEGLLQPDKVVQLGIRGTLNHPGDVEASLELGYRVITTQELRERGTADIIREIRQTIGETPCFLSFDIDFVDPAFAPGTGTPEVGGFTSSETLELVRGLTGLTYIGFDLVEVLPPYDPAQTTSLLAATLVHDFAALVAAKQTAEEAKTARPANGAEK, encoded by the coding sequence TTGCAGTATCCGCTCTCTCCGGACGTCAAGCCGGAATTTTGCACGACCGGCTCCTATATGCGCCTGCCAGCCCATCGCGAAGGGGCGCGGGTGGCAATCGTCGGCCTGCCATTTGACACCGCTGCCTCCTTTCGCGTCGGAGCGCGCTTTGCCCCGCAGGCCATCCGGCAGGCCTCGATGCTCTTGTTTCCCTATCATCCGGTGCATCGGGTCTATCCCTTTGAAGACACCAGGGCCATCGATGTCGGCGATGTGCCGGTCATTCCGCACAATATCCACCGCAGCTACGAGCGGATAGAAGCGGCCATGCGCGAGTTGATGGCCAGCGGCATCGTGCCGATCGGGCTGGGCGGGGATCACTCGGTCACGCTGGCGACGCTCAGGGCGGCCAAAAAAGTATGGGGACCCGTCGCGCTGCTCCAGTTTGACTCGCACACGGACACCTGGGACACCTACTACGAGGAGAAGTACTGGCACGGCTCCCCGTTTATCCGTGCCCATGAAGAAGGATTGCTGCAGCCGGACAAGGTCGTACAGCTAGGGATTCGCGGCACGCTGAACCACCCGGGAGATGTGGAGGCGAGTCTGGAGCTGGGCTACCGGGTGATCACCACCCAGGAGCTGCGAGAGAGGGGGACAGCGGACATCATCCGGGAGATCAGGCAGACGATTGGGGAGACTCCCTGCTTTCTCAGCTTTGATATTGATTTTGTCGATCCGGCGTTTGCGCCGGGGACGGGGACACCGGAGGTCGGCGGCTTTACCAGCTCCGAGACGCTGGAGCTCGTCCGCGGTTTGACGGGCCTGACTTACATCGGCTTCGATCTGGTGGAAGTGCTTCCGCCCTACGATCCGGCGCAGACGACCTCTCTCTTGGCGGCGACATTGGTGCATGACTTCGCGGCACTGGTGGCAGCCAAGCAAACGGCGGAAGAAGCGAAAACGGCTCGTCCCGCCAATGGGGCAGAAAAATAA
- a CDS encoding aldehyde dehydrogenase family protein, with the protein MMNLKMYIAGEWVEGGSGETREIVNPANGEVIALAAEGTVEDAQRAIRAAREAFDGGVWSEVPAAERARLLFKVADKLEERAEELIALETLDNGKPLREAGFDIADAAACFRYYAGLVTKPDGQTYQVADPIQAMVVREPVGVCGLIVPWNYPLLMAVWKIAPALAAGNTIVFKPSEVTPVTAIKLFEILEEVGLPRGAANLVMGPGPTVGHELAASELVDKVSFTGGTVTGRSIMNAAAGNLKKISLELGGKSPNIVFADADFETAVDYALFGIFANQGQVCSAGSRLLLEDSIHDRFVERLVERARKIRVGAGDDPATEMGPLVSQAHMEKVLRYIEYGKEEGARLVCGGNRITENGLDKGYFVEPTIFVDTTPQMRIVQEEIFGPVLAVQRFSDEAEAIRLANDTVYGLAGGVFTQDGAKAMRVIKKLRAGITWINCYHPTYNEAPWGGYKQSGIGRGLGTYGFDEFTEVKQININLQVQPVGWFEN; encoded by the coding sequence ATGATGAATCTGAAGATGTACATCGCGGGAGAATGGGTGGAGGGCGGAAGCGGGGAGACGCGGGAGATTGTCAATCCGGCCAACGGCGAAGTGATTGCGCTGGCGGCGGAGGGAACCGTCGAGGATGCGCAAAGAGCGATCCGCGCCGCCCGGGAGGCCTTTGACGGCGGCGTCTGGTCGGAGGTGCCGGCAGCAGAGCGGGCACGGCTTTTATTCAAAGTGGCGGACAAACTGGAGGAGCGCGCCGAGGAGCTGATCGCGCTGGAGACGCTGGACAATGGCAAACCGCTGCGGGAAGCGGGCTTTGACATCGCGGATGCGGCCGCATGCTTCCGCTACTACGCGGGATTGGTGACGAAGCCGGACGGGCAGACCTACCAGGTGGCGGACCCGATCCAGGCGATGGTGGTGCGCGAGCCGGTGGGCGTCTGCGGGCTGATCGTGCCGTGGAACTACCCGCTCCTGATGGCGGTCTGGAAAATCGCGCCCGCCCTCGCCGCCGGCAACACCATCGTCTTCAAGCCCTCCGAGGTGACCCCCGTGACGGCGATCAAGCTGTTTGAGATCTTGGAGGAGGTCGGTTTGCCGAGGGGCGCCGCCAATCTGGTCATGGGCCCCGGTCCGACTGTCGGGCATGAGCTGGCTGCCAGCGAGCTGGTCGACAAGGTCTCGTTTACAGGCGGAACCGTAACCGGCAGGAGCATCATGAATGCAGCGGCGGGCAACCTGAAAAAGATCTCGCTGGAGCTCGGCGGCAAATCGCCCAATATCGTCTTTGCCGACGCAGATTTTGAGACGGCGGTCGATTATGCTCTGTTCGGGATATTTGCCAACCAGGGACAGGTCTGCTCGGCAGGCTCACGTCTGCTGCTGGAGGACAGCATCCACGACCGCTTTGTGGAGCGGCTGGTCGAGCGGGCCCGGAAAATCCGCGTGGGGGCGGGAGACGATCCGGCCACGGAGATGGGGCCGCTGGTGAGCCAGGCTCATATGGAGAAGGTGCTGCGCTACATCGAATACGGGAAGGAAGAGGGGGCCCGGCTGGTTTGCGGCGGCAACCGCATCACGGAAAACGGGCTGGACAAAGGCTATTTTGTCGAACCGACGATCTTTGTAGACACGACGCCCCAGATGAGGATCGTGCAGGAGGAGATTTTTGGCCCGGTTCTGGCCGTACAGCGTTTCTCGGACGAAGCGGAGGCGATTCGCCTGGCCAATGACACCGTTTACGGTCTGGCAGGCGGGGTCTTTACCCAGGACGGCGCCAAAGCGATGCGGGTGATCAAGAAGCTGCGGGCCGGCATCACCTGGATCAACTGCTACCATCCGACCTACAATGAAGCGCCGTGGGGCGGCTACAAGCAGAGCGGCATCGGGCGCGGTCTGGGCACGTACGGCTTTGACGAATTTACCGAAGTGAAGCAGATCAACATCAATCTGCAGGTGCAGCCTGTGGGGTGGTTTGAGAATTAG
- a CDS encoding YitT family protein, with translation MPRKRRTAHNLNSPQRKIAEYGMLIIGSLVLATSFNLFLNPNQLASGGVSGLSVIFHHLFNWPPSIVQWAFNIPLFLLGFWLLERQYSMKAAVGSVILPLFVALTSHLEPMTDNTLLASIYGGMGVGLGIGIVFRGRGSTGGLSIASQILHKYSGISLGVSVAVFDGLVIFLAGFVFTPEKALYALIALFVTSKTIDIVQMGWNTSKVAYIISDETNKIREAILYDLDRGVTLLDGSGGYTGDERKVLMAVVSQSEVSKLKMLVRSVDPEAFIILCPAQEVLGEGFRAV, from the coding sequence GTGCCTCGAAAACGTCGGACCGCTCACAACCTCAACAGCCCGCAGCGAAAGATCGCGGAGTACGGCATGCTGATCATCGGCTCCCTGGTGCTCGCCACCAGCTTCAACCTCTTTCTCAACCCGAACCAATTGGCGTCGGGCGGCGTCTCCGGCCTGTCTGTCATTTTTCATCACCTTTTCAATTGGCCGCCGTCCATCGTGCAGTGGGCGTTTAATATTCCGCTGTTCCTCCTGGGCTTTTGGCTGCTGGAGAGACAATACAGCATGAAAGCGGCAGTCGGCTCGGTTATCCTGCCGCTGTTTGTCGCGCTGACCAGCCATCTGGAGCCGATGACGGACAACACGCTGCTCGCCAGTATTTACGGCGGGATGGGGGTCGGACTGGGGATTGGCATCGTCTTTCGGGGCAGGGGCTCTACCGGCGGCTTGTCCATCGCTTCGCAAATTCTGCACAAATACAGCGGGATCAGCCTGGGGGTATCCGTAGCTGTCTTTGACGGGCTGGTCATTTTTCTCGCCGGCTTTGTGTTTACGCCCGAAAAAGCCCTGTACGCGCTGATTGCCCTGTTTGTCACCAGCAAGACGATCGACATCGTGCAGATGGGCTGGAATACCTCCAAAGTGGCCTACATCATCTCCGACGAGACGAACAAGATACGCGAGGCGATCCTCTATGATCTGGACCGCGGCGTGACGCTTCTGGACGGCTCCGGCGGCTACACCGGAGACGAGCGCAAGGTACTGATGGCCGTCGTCAGCCAGAGTGAGGTCAGCAAGCTGAAGATGCTGGTCCGCTCTGTCGATCCCGAAGCCTTTATCATCCTCTGTCCGGCGCAGGAGGTGCTGGGAGAAGGGTTTCGGGCGGTGTAG
- a CDS encoding nucleoside deaminase has product MREQDFMQEAIKLACDNVRSGHGSPYGALVVKNGEVIGRGVNEVTATNDPTAHAEILAIKEACKHENSLQLEDCVVYASGEPCPMCLTAIYYTGIKTVYYGYSKEEAQPYGFNSGAIYEQIALPMEKRSIRMAKLENDQSEENPFILWQQAKERRD; this is encoded by the coding sequence ATGAGAGAGCAGGATTTCATGCAAGAAGCGATCAAGCTGGCCTGCGACAATGTACGCTCGGGCCACGGCAGCCCGTACGGCGCTTTGGTGGTAAAAAACGGCGAGGTCATCGGCCGCGGCGTCAATGAAGTGACAGCGACCAACGACCCGACGGCGCATGCCGAAATTCTCGCGATCAAGGAAGCCTGCAAGCACGAGAACAGCCTCCAACTGGAGGACTGCGTGGTCTACGCCAGCGGAGAGCCGTGCCCGATGTGTCTCACGGCCATTTACTACACGGGCATCAAGACGGTCTACTACGGCTACTCCAAAGAAGAAGCACAGCCTTATGGTTTCAATTCCGGTGCCATCTACGAACAAATCGCCTTGCCGATGGAGAAACGCTCGATTCGGATGGCCAAGCTGGAAAATGATCAATCCGAGGAAAATCCGTTCATCCTCTGGCAGCAGGCGAAGGAGAGACGGGACTGA